From the genome of Triticum aestivum cultivar Chinese Spring chromosome 3B, IWGSC CS RefSeq v2.1, whole genome shotgun sequence, one region includes:
- the LOC123069310 gene encoding protein FAR1-RELATED SEQUENCE 5 isoform X1 → MCTEHLTTREEVNFFCNEVLSLAENCDYSYERNYDSEDSDEDSVACAGSEDYVFPTPEEADRASRPEVGIVFSTLDESLRFANVYAQLNVFAVIKGRNYKNRKLYFQCNKGRKRPSANSGLRKRKRNIIEGTNCPMNIIVKLVDDKWHIASVSLQHNHDLVSSPSLTKIFLSHRNMNEEEIMLSKLLQEQRVKPRRIMSIFRRLCGGKLGNNTFDVKKLDNLKQGERILKKENTDIEWTLQYIDKLQIDTPGFCYRLQRDTDNTVLGIFWTDARFRLNYRLFGKIISFDTTYSTNKYNMPFAPIVGINGHGRTIVFGWALLQDETSDTFEWIFQTFMEVMQWKKPGIILTDQDAGMKAAIPKVFPYAIHRFCLWHIFKNVRENMSAFMATREKMEKHMMKCLL, encoded by the exons ATGTGCACTGAACATTTGACAACAAGAGAAGAAGTGAATTTTTTTTGCAATGAG GTACTTTCTTTGGCTGAGAATTGTGACTATAGCTATGAAAGAAATTATGACAGCGAAGATTCTGATGAAGATTCAGTAGCTTGTGCTGGTAGTGAAGATTATGTGTTCCCTACACCAGAAGAAGCGGACCGTGCTAGTAGACCAGAAGTTGGTATAGTATTCTCAACATTGGATGAATCGCTCAGGTTTGCAAATGTATATGCTCAGTTGAATGTGTTCGCAGTGATAAAAGGGAGAAATTACAAGAATAGGAAATTGTATTTCCAATGCAACAAAGGTAGGAAAAGACCAAGTGCCAACAGTGGTttgaggaaaaggaaaagaaacatcattgaaggTACAAATTGTCCGATGAATATTATAGTGAAGTTGGTGGATGACAAGTGGCACATTGCATCAGTTTCTCTTCAGCATAACCATGATCTAGTGAGCTCACCATCACTTACAAAAATTTTCTTAAGCCACAGAAATATGAATGAGGAAGAGATAATGTTGTCCAAGTTGCTCCAAGAACAACGAGTGAAACCTAGAAGAATCATGAGTATATTCCGAAGGCTATGTGGTGGGAAGTTGGGAAACAATACGTTTGATGTGAAGAAGCTAGATAACTTGAAACAGGGAGAACGAATCCTTAAGAAAGAGAACACAGATATTGAATGGACATTGCAGTATATTGACAAGCTTCAAATTGATACTCCTGGTTTCTGCTATAGGTTGCAAAGAGACACAGACAACACTGTCCTCGGCATATTTTGGACAGATGCTCGATTCCGATTGAACTACAGGTTGTTTGGCAAAATAATCTCATTTGATACCACTTACAGCACAAACAAGTATAACATGCCTTTTGCACCTATAGTTGGAATTAATGGACATGGTAGAACAATTGTTTTTGGTTGGGCCCTATTGCAAGATGAGACTTCAGATACTTTTGAATGGATCTTTCAAACTTTTATGGAGGTAATGCAGTGGAAGAAACCAGGAATAATATTGACAGACCAAGATGCAGGGATGAAAGCTGCTATTCCTAAAGTTTTTCCATATGCTATACATAGGTTCTGTCTTTGGCATATATTTAAGAATGTCAGGGAAAATATGAGTGCATTTATGGCTACAAGGGAAAAAATGGAGAAACATATGATGAAGTGCTTGTTGTAG
- the LOC123069310 gene encoding protein FAR1-RELATED SEQUENCE 5 isoform X2, whose protein sequence is MLLTKKLKKVLSLAENCDYSYERNYDSEDSDEDSVACAGSEDYVFPTPEEADRASRPEVGIVFSTLDESLRFANVYAQLNVFAVIKGRNYKNRKLYFQCNKGRKRPSANSGLRKRKRNIIEGTNCPMNIIVKLVDDKWHIASVSLQHNHDLVSSPSLTKIFLSHRNMNEEEIMLSKLLQEQRVKPRRIMSIFRRLCGGKLGNNTFDVKKLDNLKQGERILKKENTDIEWTLQYIDKLQIDTPGFCYRLQRDTDNTVLGIFWTDARFRLNYRLFGKIISFDTTYSTNKYNMPFAPIVGINGHGRTIVFGWALLQDETSDTFEWIFQTFMEVMQWKKPGIILTDQDAGMKAAIPKVFPYAIHRFCLWHIFKNVRENMSAFMATREKMEKHMMKCLL, encoded by the exons ATGTTGTTGACAAAGAAGTTGAAGAAG GTACTTTCTTTGGCTGAGAATTGTGACTATAGCTATGAAAGAAATTATGACAGCGAAGATTCTGATGAAGATTCAGTAGCTTGTGCTGGTAGTGAAGATTATGTGTTCCCTACACCAGAAGAAGCGGACCGTGCTAGTAGACCAGAAGTTGGTATAGTATTCTCAACATTGGATGAATCGCTCAGGTTTGCAAATGTATATGCTCAGTTGAATGTGTTCGCAGTGATAAAAGGGAGAAATTACAAGAATAGGAAATTGTATTTCCAATGCAACAAAGGTAGGAAAAGACCAAGTGCCAACAGTGGTttgaggaaaaggaaaagaaacatcattgaaggTACAAATTGTCCGATGAATATTATAGTGAAGTTGGTGGATGACAAGTGGCACATTGCATCAGTTTCTCTTCAGCATAACCATGATCTAGTGAGCTCACCATCACTTACAAAAATTTTCTTAAGCCACAGAAATATGAATGAGGAAGAGATAATGTTGTCCAAGTTGCTCCAAGAACAACGAGTGAAACCTAGAAGAATCATGAGTATATTCCGAAGGCTATGTGGTGGGAAGTTGGGAAACAATACGTTTGATGTGAAGAAGCTAGATAACTTGAAACAGGGAGAACGAATCCTTAAGAAAGAGAACACAGATATTGAATGGACATTGCAGTATATTGACAAGCTTCAAATTGATACTCCTGGTTTCTGCTATAGGTTGCAAAGAGACACAGACAACACTGTCCTCGGCATATTTTGGACAGATGCTCGATTCCGATTGAACTACAGGTTGTTTGGCAAAATAATCTCATTTGATACCACTTACAGCACAAACAAGTATAACATGCCTTTTGCACCTATAGTTGGAATTAATGGACATGGTAGAACAATTGTTTTTGGTTGGGCCCTATTGCAAGATGAGACTTCAGATACTTTTGAATGGATCTTTCAAACTTTTATGGAGGTAATGCAGTGGAAGAAACCAGGAATAATATTGACAGACCAAGATGCAGGGATGAAAGCTGCTATTCCTAAAGTTTTTCCATATGCTATACATAGGTTCTGTCTTTGGCATATATTTAAGAATGTCAGGGAAAATATGAGTGCATTTATGGCTACAAGGGAAAAAATGGAGAAACATATGATGAAGTGCTTGTTGTAG